The Medicago truncatula cultivar Jemalong A17 chromosome 4, MtrunA17r5.0-ANR, whole genome shotgun sequence genome includes a region encoding these proteins:
- the LOC25492865 gene encoding auxin-responsive protein SAUR68 — protein MAKKWQKMAVEKRKRISYPRNEVDMNSSSVNKGHFVVYSIDRKRFVVPLKYLSTNVFRELFKWSEEVFGLPGNGPIMLPCDSVFLDYAISLVQEQIPEDMEKALITFMYACHNEASSNPCHDLRQKNEQIIIYGF, from the coding sequence ATGGCGAAAAAGTGGCAGAAAATGGCGGTTGAAAAGCGCAAGAGGATCTCATACCCAAGAAACGAAGTGGATATGAACTCTTCATCAGTAAATAAGGGTCACTTTGTTGTTTACAGCATTGATCGCAAGCGATTTGTGGTTCCTCTAAAGTATCTTAGCACGAACGTGTTTAGAGAACTCTTTAAATGGTCCGAGGAAGTGTTCGGATTACCAGGAAATGGACCTATTATGTTGCCGTGTGATAGTGTTTTCTTGGACTATGCGATCTCGTTAGTCCAAGAACAGATTCCCGAAGACATGGAGAAGGCTTTGATCACTTTCATGTATGCTTGTCACAACGAGGCATCCTCTAATCCCTGTCATGATCTTAGgcaaaaaaatgaacaaataattATCTATGGCTTTTGA